One genomic window of Bradyrhizobium sp. CCGE-LA001 includes the following:
- a CDS encoding type I restriction endonuclease subunit R yields the protein MTKTEAQTRSDLIDRQLALSGWNVKDPTQVLEEFDILIGHSNGMAEPSTPYDGRQFSDYVLLGKDGKPLAVIEAKKFGRDAAVGREQAKQYCYNIQKQLGCELPFCFYTNGLEIYFWDLENAAPRKVVGFPSRDDLERFAYIRRNRKPLTQEFINTSIAGRDYQIRAIRSVLEGIEQKKRDFLLVMATGTGKTRTCIAMVDALMRASHAEKVLFLVDRIALREQALAAFKEHMPNEPRWPNVGEKLITKDRRIYVATYPTMLNIIRDNAQHLSPHFFDFIVVDESHRSIYNTYGEILDYFKTITLGLTATPTDIIDHNTFQLFHCDDGLPTFAYTFEEAVNRVPPYLCNFQVMKIQTKFQMEGISKRTISLEDQKKLILKGEDIEEINFEGTQLEKQVINKGTNALIIKEFMEESIKDANGVLPGKTIFFCSSKAHARRIEEIFDKLYPQYHGELAKVLISDDPRVYGKGGLLDQFTNNDMPRIAISVDMLDTGIDVREIVNLVFAKPVYSYTKFWQMIGRGTRLLETSKSKPWCTEKDAFLVLDCWDNFEYFKLQPKGKELKPQLPLPVRLVGLRLDKIEKAIDSGHEDIAANEVTKLRQQVAALPTNSVVIKEATVALARVEDENFWINLNHQKLEFLRTEIKPLFRTVSEADFKAMRFERDVLEYSLAVLNEDKEQAGTLKEGIAEQLSTLPLSVSFVKQEEALIHAAQTHHYWANADENKFDELVARLGPLMKFREQMTGSGPVHLDLTDVLHNKEMVEFGPQHEAVSISRYREMVEALIAELTEHNLVLKKIKNGEAVSADEANQLAELLHEEYPHITEDLLRQVYRNRKAHLVQFIRHILGIEALRSFPDEVNAAFEQFIRTHTTLSSRQMEFLNLLKNFVLEREKVEKKDLINAPFTVIHPQGIRGVFSPNEINEILQLTEQLAA from the coding sequence ATGACCAAAACTGAGGCTCAGACACGGTCAGATTTGATTGACCGCCAACTCGCGTTGTCCGGCTGGAACGTCAAAGATCCCACGCAGGTTCTCGAAGAGTTCGATATCCTGATCGGCCATTCCAATGGCATGGCTGAGCCGAGCACCCCCTATGATGGCCGTCAATTCAGCGACTACGTCCTGTTGGGCAAGGACGGCAAGCCGCTTGCCGTCATCGAAGCGAAGAAATTCGGTCGGGATGCTGCCGTGGGCCGTGAGCAGGCCAAGCAGTATTGCTACAACATCCAGAAGCAGCTCGGCTGCGAGCTGCCATTCTGCTTCTACACGAATGGTCTAGAAATCTACTTCTGGGATCTTGAGAATGCCGCACCCAGGAAAGTCGTTGGCTTTCCTTCGCGCGACGATTTGGAACGGTTCGCCTACATCCGTCGAAACCGCAAGCCGCTAACGCAAGAGTTCATCAATACTTCAATTGCGGGGCGCGATTACCAGATCCGGGCCATTCGCTCAGTGCTCGAAGGTATCGAGCAGAAGAAGCGCGATTTCCTGCTAGTGATGGCCACCGGCACAGGCAAGACACGCACTTGCATTGCCATGGTCGATGCCTTGATGCGCGCGAGCCATGCAGAAAAGGTACTATTCCTGGTGGACCGCATTGCCCTGCGCGAACAGGCGCTCGCCGCCTTCAAGGAGCACATGCCGAACGAGCCTCGCTGGCCCAATGTCGGCGAAAAGCTCATCACCAAAGATCGCCGCATCTATGTGGCCACTTACCCGACGATGCTCAACATTATTAGAGACAACGCCCAGCACCTGTCCCCGCACTTTTTCGATTTCATCGTGGTGGATGAGAGTCACCGCTCTATCTATAACACGTATGGCGAAATCCTCGATTACTTCAAGACTATCACCCTGGGGCTGACGGCGACGCCAACAGACATTATCGACCACAACACATTCCAGCTTTTTCACTGCGATGATGGCCTTCCAACCTTTGCCTACACTTTTGAAGAAGCCGTCAATCGCGTGCCCCCATACCTGTGCAACTTCCAGGTTATGAAAATTCAGACCAAGTTTCAGATGGAAGGCATCAGCAAGCGCACCATTTCACTGGAAGACCAGAAGAAGCTAATCCTCAAAGGCGAGGACATCGAGGAAATCAACTTCGAAGGCACCCAGCTAGAAAAGCAGGTGATCAATAAGGGCACCAACGCCCTGATCATCAAGGAATTCATGGAGGAGAGCATCAAGGACGCCAATGGCGTGCTGCCGGGCAAGACCATCTTCTTCTGTTCGTCTAAAGCCCATGCTCGTCGCATCGAAGAGATCTTCGACAAGCTCTATCCCCAATACCATGGCGAGTTGGCTAAAGTACTGATATCGGATGACCCGCGCGTATACGGCAAGGGCGGCTTGCTCGACCAGTTCACCAACAACGACATGCCGCGCATTGCCATCAGCGTAGATATGCTCGACACCGGCATCGACGTGCGCGAAATCGTCAATCTTGTATTCGCCAAGCCGGTGTACTCCTATACCAAGTTCTGGCAGATGATCGGACGCGGTACACGTTTGTTGGAAACCAGCAAATCCAAGCCCTGGTGCACGGAGAAGGATGCCTTTCTGGTTCTCGACTGCTGGGATAATTTCGAGTACTTCAAACTGCAGCCCAAGGGTAAGGAACTGAAACCTCAGTTACCGCTGCCGGTGCGGTTAGTCGGCTTGCGGCTCGACAAGATCGAAAAAGCTATCGACAGTGGTCACGAAGACATTGCCGCGAACGAAGTCACCAAACTGCGCCAGCAGGTCGCCGCGTTACCTACGAATTCCGTAGTGATCAAGGAGGCGACCGTTGCACTGGCTCGTGTCGAAGACGAAAACTTCTGGATTAACCTCAATCACCAGAAGCTCGAATTCTTACGAACTGAGATCAAGCCGCTGTTTCGTACCGTCTCGGAGGCCGACTTCAAGGCGATGCGGTTCGAACGGGATGTGCTTGAGTACTCGCTGGCCGTGCTGAACGAAGACAAGGAGCAGGCAGGAACGCTCAAGGAAGGCATCGCTGAGCAGCTCAGCACGCTACCGCTCTCGGTCAGCTTCGTAAAGCAGGAGGAAGCGCTGATCCACGCCGCGCAGACCCACCATTACTGGGCGAATGCCGATGAGAACAAGTTCGACGAACTGGTGGCCAGGCTAGGCCCGCTGATGAAATTCCGCGAGCAGATGACCGGCTCCGGCCCGGTGCACCTGGACCTCACCGACGTGCTGCACAATAAGGAAATGGTCGAGTTCGGCCCGCAGCACGAGGCCGTGAGCATTAGCCGCTACCGCGAAATGGTTGAAGCATTGATTGCCGAACTTACAGAGCACAATTTAGTGCTGAAGAAGATCAAGAACGGCGAGGCGGTGAGTGCTGACGAGGCGAATCAGCTGGCCGAGCTTCTGCATGAGGAATACCCGCACATTACTGAAGACTTGTTGCGCCAGGTCTACAGGAACCGCAAGGCCCACCTTGTCCAGTTCATCCGCCACATCCTCGGCATTGAAGCTCTGAGGAGCTTCCCGGACGAGGTGAACGCCGCATTTGAGCAGTTCATCCGCACCCACACCACCTTGTCCAGCCGGCAGATGGAGTTCCTCAACTTGTTGAAGAATTTCGTCCTTGAACGCGAGAAGGTTGAGAAGAAAGACTTGATCAACGCTCCCTTCACGGTAATTCATCCGCAAGGCATTCGTGGCGTATTCAGTCCGAACGAAATCAACGAGATTTTGCAACTCACCGAGCAGTTGGCGGCGTAA
- a CDS encoding restriction endonuclease produces MSIPDYQSLMRPLLAFASDGSEKNINDAINHIAGQLNLTDDERHQLLPSGKQAIFANRVHWARTYLDKAGAIKRTRRSHFQMTDRGKQLLAENPTRVDVQVLKKFPEFIAFQTPKVPDAAGENVAPLPAETEIPESAVTPEEAVQQAESQIFENLRSQLLIRIFESSPSFFEGLVVDLVVAMGYGGSRASVVQRLGKSGDEGIDGVVNEDPLGLDVVYIQAKRYAADNTIGRERIQQFAGALVGQGASKGVFVTTSSFSRGAIEYAIKVPQRIILIDGQELARLMVQYGVGVRVERTVEIKRIDLDYFDEGDD; encoded by the coding sequence TTGTCCATTCCTGACTATCAATCGTTGATGCGACCTCTTCTCGCTTTCGCTTCGGATGGATCCGAAAAGAACATAAATGATGCGATCAACCACATCGCTGGTCAGTTAAATCTGACCGACGACGAGCGGCATCAACTTCTACCAAGCGGTAAGCAAGCAATCTTTGCCAATCGAGTGCACTGGGCGCGAACCTACTTGGATAAGGCTGGCGCAATAAAGCGAACTCGGCGCTCTCATTTTCAAATGACCGATCGAGGTAAGCAGCTGCTTGCGGAAAACCCAACCCGCGTTGATGTGCAGGTTCTCAAGAAGTTCCCCGAATTTATAGCTTTTCAGACCCCAAAAGTCCCCGACGCTGCGGGAGAGAACGTTGCCCCTCTGCCGGCTGAGACTGAGATTCCGGAGTCTGCGGTCACACCCGAGGAGGCGGTCCAGCAAGCAGAATCTCAAATCTTCGAAAATTTGCGAAGTCAGCTCTTGATTCGGATTTTCGAGTCGTCGCCGAGTTTCTTTGAAGGATTGGTGGTCGATCTCGTTGTCGCAATGGGATACGGGGGATCAAGAGCGAGCGTTGTGCAAAGACTCGGCAAAAGTGGTGATGAAGGTATCGATGGTGTCGTTAACGAAGATCCGCTAGGTCTCGACGTCGTCTACATACAAGCAAAGCGCTACGCAGCCGACAATACAATTGGACGCGAGCGTATTCAGCAATTCGCTGGTGCCTTAGTAGGTCAAGGTGCTTCCAAAGGCGTTTTTGTAACGACAAGTTCGTTTTCGAGAGGCGCTATTGAGTACGCGATCAAGGTTCCGCAGCGCATCATCCTAATAGACGGTCAAGAGCTTGCCCGGCTCATGGTTCAATACGGCGTGGGTGTCCGAGTCGAAAGAACCGTAGAAATAAAACGAATCGATTTGGACTACTTTGATGAGGGCGACGATTAA